A window from Kovacikia minuta CCNUW1 encodes these proteins:
- a CDS encoding glycosyltransferase, whose translation MPESSWPENDSFNELESLSSLIADLSQLPDSDEPASQPNRRDGRRRKAAVVLVIIWSGTIALHLATWGSWFVLGLTTLMGIHAVRFLFARPIPVPEPLSDTELATSPLVSIMVAAKNEEAVIGRLVKMLCSLDYPDYRYEVWVIDDNSTDKTPVLLEQLTQKYEQLRVFHRPVGSAGGKSGALNQVLPLTRGEIIAVFDADAQVPADLLRRVLPLFERQRVGAVQVRKAISNLSRNLWIRGQVAEMALDSHLQQQRIAINGIGELRGNGQFVRRAALEQCGGWNEETITDDLDLTIRLHLERWDIDFMMFPAVEEEGVTRAIALWHQRNRWAEGGYQRYLDYWQPILQNRMGTRKTLDLFMFLMIQYVLPTAMVPDLLMALIRNRTLLLSPLTGLTRPLFVLGMLLGLKQIRRIPAIAAQKEPEVVASEGFVQASRFSSMQILLQALLGSVYMFHWLPVVASMTARISIRPKRLKWVKTVHKGATDLAVE comes from the coding sequence ATGCCGGAGAGTTCCTGGCCCGAAAACGATTCCTTCAACGAGCTAGAATCGCTTAGCTCCCTGATCGCAGATTTATCTCAGTTGCCTGATTCGGATGAGCCAGCCAGCCAACCGAATCGGCGAGATGGTCGCCGACGCAAAGCAGCCGTCGTTCTAGTTATTATCTGGAGCGGTACGATCGCCTTACACCTGGCTACCTGGGGGTCCTGGTTTGTATTGGGTTTGACCACGTTGATGGGAATTCATGCGGTTAGATTTTTGTTTGCCCGCCCCATCCCCGTTCCAGAACCTCTGTCAGATACCGAACTGGCAACTTCGCCGCTGGTATCCATCATGGTGGCTGCCAAAAATGAAGAGGCGGTGATTGGCAGATTGGTCAAAATGCTGTGTTCGCTAGATTATCCAGATTATCGGTATGAGGTTTGGGTAATTGACGATAACAGTACCGACAAAACGCCGGTTTTGCTAGAGCAACTGACCCAGAAGTACGAGCAACTACGGGTGTTTCACCGTCCAGTTGGCTCAGCGGGGGGCAAGTCGGGGGCACTGAATCAAGTTTTGCCGTTAACCAGGGGCGAAATTATTGCTGTTTTTGATGCCGATGCCCAGGTTCCTGCCGATTTGTTACGGCGCGTGTTACCCCTGTTTGAACGTCAGCGGGTGGGAGCTGTGCAGGTCAGGAAAGCTATTTCTAACCTTTCTCGTAACCTGTGGATTCGGGGTCAAGTTGCTGAAATGGCTTTGGATTCGCACTTGCAGCAACAGCGAATTGCAATTAATGGCATCGGAGAACTCCGTGGTAATGGTCAATTTGTTCGCCGTGCAGCATTGGAACAGTGTGGCGGTTGGAATGAGGAAACCATCACCGATGATCTGGATCTGACGATTCGCCTGCATCTGGAGCGATGGGACATTGACTTTATGATGTTTCCAGCGGTGGAAGAGGAGGGAGTAACACGGGCGATCGCCCTCTGGCACCAGCGCAATCGTTGGGCTGAAGGCGGCTATCAGCGCTACCTCGACTACTGGCAGCCGATCCTGCAAAATCGCATGGGCACTCGCAAGACCCTGGATCTGTTCATGTTCTTGATGATTCAATATGTCTTGCCAACCGCAATGGTTCCCGATTTGTTGATGGCACTAATCCGCAATCGTACCCTGTTGCTCAGCCCGCTCACAGGACTCACCCGCCCCCTGTTTGTTTTGGGGATGCTGCTGGGTCTGAAACAAATTCGGAGAATCCCGGCGATCGCTGCCCAAAAAGAACCAGAGGTGGTAGCCAGCGAAGGGTTTGTTCAAGCCAGCAGATTCTCCTCCATGCAAATTCTGCTTCAGGCTCTGTTGGGCAGTGTCTACATGTTTCACTGGCTACCTGTTGTTGCCAGCATGACCGCTCGTATCTCCATTCGCCCCAAGCGCTTGAAATGGGTGAAAACAGTCCACAAAGGAGCAACTGACCTGGCGGTTGAGTGA
- a CDS encoding radical SAM protein — MAPLVANYYLTYRCNARCHFCDIWALEPKKEADFETIRSNLEDLRRLNVKYVDFTGGEPLLRLDVAQIYAEAKRQGFYTSMTTNTILYPKRAKEIQGLVDFLNFSLDGPDAETHDQSRGVKIFETLTESVKIAHSLGEFPVLNHTVTAQNYHRIDEVAQFGQQLEARVWLNPAFTAHSNYNAKKNPTPEMVAAIESTARRYPNVGYNKAALEFIKAGGNDTSSPRCKAVDAVIAISPHDELLLPCYHFAQTGVPINGRLYELYKQSEVVEEYRQSQGKLSVCEGCTVWCYLIPSFFKGLDKYWFLNQVTYAGEFLARKRFLQRARIA; from the coding sequence ATGGCACCTCTGGTAGCAAATTATTATCTGACCTACCGTTGTAATGCTCGGTGTCACTTCTGCGACATTTGGGCGTTAGAACCCAAGAAAGAGGCAGATTTCGAAACAATTCGCAGTAACTTAGAGGATCTAAGGCGGTTAAACGTCAAGTATGTAGACTTTACAGGTGGAGAACCTTTGCTGCGGTTAGATGTCGCCCAAATTTATGCGGAAGCCAAGCGCCAGGGTTTTTACACTAGCATGACGACGAATACAATTTTGTATCCTAAGCGGGCTAAAGAAATTCAGGGATTGGTCGATTTCCTTAATTTCTCGTTGGATGGTCCCGATGCGGAGACGCACGACCAGTCTAGGGGTGTGAAAATTTTCGAGACGCTGACTGAATCGGTCAAAATTGCCCACTCTCTTGGTGAATTTCCCGTTCTCAACCATACAGTTACCGCCCAAAACTACCATCGGATCGACGAGGTTGCCCAATTTGGGCAGCAGCTAGAAGCACGGGTCTGGCTGAACCCTGCCTTTACTGCCCATAGCAACTACAACGCTAAGAAAAATCCCACACCGGAAATGGTGGCAGCGATCGAATCGACGGCCAGACGTTACCCAAATGTTGGCTACAATAAGGCTGCCCTGGAATTTATCAAGGCGGGGGGGAATGATACCAGCAGTCCTCGTTGTAAAGCAGTCGATGCGGTCATTGCCATTTCACCCCATGATGAACTGTTGTTACCCTGTTACCACTTTGCCCAAACAGGAGTGCCGATAAACGGTCGTTTGTATGAGCTGTACAAGCAATCCGAGGTGGTTGAGGAATATCGCCAATCCCAGGGCAAACTATCGGTATGCGAAGGTTGCACCGTTTGGTGTTACCTGATTCCAAGCTTCTTCAAAGGTCTAGACAAATACTGGTTCTTAAATCAAGTAACTTATGCCGGAGAGTTCCTGGCCCGAAAACGATTCCTTCAACGAGCTAGAATCGCTTAG
- the ebsA gene encoding type IV pilus biogenesis protein EbsA: protein MSLDQLQPAANNQVGVYVPYYPHAAKRSLLPLAISLYQKGSLEGQRKIEGGESIPFIATWNISTLPADLTRCRIQFDGNAELSYELMLANFEFVDFLIEVIMNFKRARLADFSQAFYRKLLRLDD from the coding sequence ATGTCCCTCGACCAACTTCAACCTGCTGCAAACAATCAGGTAGGGGTCTATGTCCCTTACTACCCGCACGCGGCTAAGCGATCGCTGCTACCGCTGGCAATTAGCCTTTACCAGAAAGGGTCCCTGGAAGGACAACGAAAAATTGAAGGTGGCGAGAGTATTCCCTTCATTGCAACCTGGAATATTTCAACCCTACCGGCTGATTTAACCCGCTGTCGTATCCAGTTTGATGGCAATGCCGAACTAAGCTACGAACTGATGCTGGCAAACTTTGAGTTCGTAGACTTCCTGATTGAAGTGATTATGAACTTTAAACGTGCTCGTCTAGCAGACTTTTCCCAGGCTTTTTACCGAAAACTGCTGCGATTGGACGATTAA
- a CDS encoding TerB family tellurite resistance protein, with product MWGKVILGGVGAVLGGPIGAGLGAALGHQLFDSPSDNTQPVQNSDSTEPSDEETVAIAYFVCFFAGLAKLAKADGRITQDEIEVIESIIQEMNLDEEARELAIQVFREAKDDDVHINEYLAQFAALTQYNQDTAVLFMNCLCAVATADGEISNQEREILKLAEQSLRLRAGTVETLIGNDMSLEQAYGLLGCNAEMTDAEVKRQYRKKCMDFHPDRLASQGLPPEFTKFANEQMTKIHEAYEVIFSSRNRECVA from the coding sequence ATGTGGGGTAAAGTTATTCTGGGCGGAGTCGGAGCGGTTTTAGGTGGTCCCATTGGAGCAGGTTTAGGCGCTGCTCTTGGGCATCAACTTTTTGATTCTCCATCTGACAATACACAACCTGTTCAAAACAGCGACAGCACAGAGCCTTCAGATGAAGAAACTGTCGCGATAGCTTATTTTGTCTGTTTTTTTGCTGGTTTAGCGAAACTTGCCAAAGCAGACGGAAGGATCACGCAAGATGAAATTGAAGTGATTGAGTCGATCATTCAGGAAATGAATCTTGACGAAGAGGCACGGGAACTGGCAATTCAGGTTTTTAGAGAAGCTAAAGATGATGATGTTCATATCAATGAGTATTTAGCGCAGTTTGCTGCTCTAACTCAGTACAATCAAGATACAGCAGTTCTTTTTATGAATTGCCTCTGTGCTGTTGCAACCGCAGATGGGGAAATTTCAAATCAAGAGCGCGAGATTTTGAAACTAGCGGAACAGTCTCTTAGATTGCGTGCAGGTACAGTAGAGACACTTATTGGTAACGACATGAGCTTAGAGCAGGCTTATGGACTTTTAGGTTGCAACGCAGAAATGACTGATGCTGAGGTAAAGCGTCAATATCGTAAGAAATGTATGGATTTTCATCCTGACAGATTAGCCAGTCAGGGTTTACCTCCAGAGTTTACAAAATTTGCCAATGAGCAAATGACGAAAATTCATGAGGCTTATGAAGTGATTTTTAGCTCACGCAATCGCGAGTGTGTAGCATAA
- the truB gene encoding tRNA pseudouridine(55) synthase TruB, producing the protein MHGFLNLNKSPGFTSHDCVAKVRRLLKFKRVGHAGTLDPAATGVLPIALGRATRLLQFLRQDKAYRATVRFGLSTTTDDLEGEVLHSQAVPELNWETVEVALRQFQGVIQQVPPNYSAIQVGGKRLYDLARSGKEIVVQPRQVEVFTIDVLDWRPGDFPELDLAIACGPGTYIRSIARDLGRAIHTGGTLANLMRTASSGFNLEDSLTLEDLEAQLQQGTFQPLALESALGHLPTIALPEAIARRWCQGQRILWNHELPLQTLETKKSAADTALVPTTMQVHHENGQFLGIGQSVNTETGKILIPKIVFEGS; encoded by the coding sequence GTGCATGGTTTTCTTAACTTAAATAAATCTCCTGGTTTCACATCCCATGATTGTGTTGCAAAAGTGCGGCGACTGCTCAAATTTAAGCGAGTTGGACATGCGGGTACGCTAGACCCAGCGGCGACGGGAGTACTTCCGATCGCCCTTGGTCGGGCAACCCGTTTGTTGCAATTTCTACGGCAGGATAAGGCATACCGGGCAACTGTGCGATTTGGGCTGAGCACCACCACCGATGACTTGGAAGGAGAAGTCTTACACTCCCAGGCGGTACCTGAATTGAATTGGGAAACCGTAGAGGTAGCGCTTCGCCAGTTTCAAGGAGTGATTCAACAAGTTCCGCCAAACTATAGTGCCATCCAGGTGGGGGGCAAGCGATTGTATGATCTGGCCCGTAGCGGGAAGGAAATTGTCGTTCAGCCCCGACAAGTGGAGGTGTTCACGATCGATGTATTGGACTGGCGACCGGGTGACTTTCCTGAGTTAGACCTGGCGATCGCCTGTGGACCTGGAACCTATATTCGGTCGATCGCCCGCGACCTGGGCAGGGCCATTCATACTGGGGGAACCCTCGCTAACCTGATGCGCACTGCCAGTAGTGGCTTCAATCTGGAAGATAGCCTGACGCTGGAGGATTTGGAGGCTCAACTTCAACAGGGAACCTTTCAGCCGCTGGCTCTAGAGTCTGCGTTGGGGCATCTGCCGACGATTGCCCTCCCTGAAGCGATCGCCCGTCGCTGGTGCCAGGGACAGCGAATTCTATGGAACCACGAATTACCTCTGCAAACCCTGGAGACAAAAAAAAGTGCCGCAGATACGGCACTTGTCCCAACCACTATGCAAGTTCACCACGAAAACGGTCAATTCTTAGGAATTGGGCAGTCAGTAAATACGGAAACTGGAAAGATTTTGATTCCCAAGATAGTCTTTGAAGGCAGTTAA
- a CDS encoding hybrid sensor histidine kinase/response regulator: MNRLFAEILWTCSRLRDLQAIAAEDGQVGVELAQKHLPDLIICDVMMPKLDGFAVLEKLQATPITGAIPFIFLTARAELRDFRRGMSLGADDYLTKPFTRAELLEAIATRLTKHAAFTELQHKLEEFQQSSLLKDDFINTVAHELRSPLATMKMAIEMLQLIPDAKRRQSYLKVLQTACDREVEIINDLLDLQRLEAQTEQDDLEMIDLQNWILPITESFKVRAQQRQQTIQVCLAPNLPSLLTNPSGLGRVLTELFNNACKYTSPGGSIILNVIPGNLESGARSQGSEENAEMRRHGDAEISIQNSKFKIQNSPASPSLPLPSIQFVFSNEAEIPAEALPQVFERFYRVPNGDRWHQGGTGLGLSLVKKFIERMNGTIQVCSKAGWTHFTIQLPLMD; encoded by the coding sequence ATGAACAGGCTGTTCGCAGAAATATTGTGGACATGCTCAAGGCTGAGGGATCTTCAGGCGATCGCCGCAGAAGATGGACAAGTGGGTGTGGAGTTAGCCCAAAAGCATCTCCCTGACCTCATCATCTGTGATGTGATGATGCCCAAGCTAGACGGATTCGCTGTTTTAGAAAAGTTGCAGGCAACTCCTATCACTGGAGCAATTCCCTTCATTTTCCTCACCGCCAGAGCCGAATTACGGGATTTCCGCCGAGGCATGAGTTTGGGGGCAGACGATTATCTGACGAAACCCTTTACCCGTGCAGAATTGCTAGAAGCCATTGCCACACGCCTGACAAAGCACGCTGCATTTACAGAGTTGCAGCATAAGTTGGAGGAATTTCAACAATCCAGTTTGCTAAAGGACGACTTTATCAATACGGTTGCCCATGAACTGCGAAGCCCCCTGGCAACCATGAAGATGGCAATCGAAATGCTTCAATTGATTCCAGATGCCAAACGGCGGCAATCTTACTTAAAGGTCTTGCAGACAGCCTGCGATCGCGAAGTAGAAATCATTAATGATCTATTAGACCTGCAACGCCTGGAAGCCCAAACCGAACAGGACGATCTGGAAATGATTGACCTGCAAAACTGGATTTTACCCATCACTGAATCCTTCAAAGTCCGTGCTCAGCAACGACAGCAAACGATTCAAGTTTGTCTTGCGCCTAATCTTCCCTCGCTCCTAACCAATCCTTCTGGCTTAGGACGGGTTCTGACTGAACTGTTTAATAACGCCTGCAAATACACCTCACCGGGTGGCAGCATCATTTTGAATGTGATACCGGGGAACTTGGAATCAGGAGCCAGAAGCCAAGGAAGCGAGGAAAACGCAGAGATGCGGAGACACGGAGACGCGGAGATTTCAATTCAAAATTCAAAATTCAAAATTCAAAACTCCCCTGCTTCCCCCAGCCTCCCACTCCCATCCATCCAATTTGTTTTTAGCAACGAAGCCGAGATTCCGGCTGAAGCTCTGCCCCAGGTATTTGAGCGATTTTACCGGGTGCCCAATGGCGATCGCTGGCACCAGGGTGGTACTGGTCTGGGGTTGAGCCTGGTCAAAAAATTCATTGAACGGATGAATGGCACCATCCAGGTCTGTAGCAAAGCGGGTTGGACTCACTTCACAATTCAACTACCGCTTATGGACTAA
- a CDS encoding ELWxxDGT repeat protein, which translates to MNTPLSSTSSQPLSTEVSNSLNFAPNGSSASSPLTSSPPFLRASSAETGTFTVATDSTSTTLTTLNSPTFGSFASNPTNINGTIYFTADDGVNGTELWKTDGTVPGTTLVKDINPGGSSSAPENLINVNGTLYFTANDGTSGIELWKSDGTAEGTVLVRDIVPQGDASPESLTNVDGTLYFTVNGPNSGRELWKSDGTTDGTVFIKDIRTGIPSSDPSELTAVNGTLYFTAFDETNGRELWKSDGTTNGTVLVKDIFPGLTDSSPTELTNFNGTLYFTAFDETNGIELWKSDGTADGTTIVKDLAQGVSGSSPAELTVVNNTLYFTAADLVENDDTTFVSSGVELWKTDGTAEGTVLVKDIVSGSGSSNPLNLTNINGTLYFTADDGTSGTELWKSDGTAEGTTLVKDIALEGASSNPLNLTNINGTLYFTADDGTSGTELWKSDGTAEGTTLVKDIVSGINSSNLANLIDAGGTLYFTADNGVNGIELWKSDGTADGTTLVSDVNRISTQPPDNLTVVGTTLYFTANDGTDGTELWKSDGTVAGTALVRDINLGSGSSNPSNLTNVGGILYFIADDGTNGAELWKTDGTAEGTILVKDINSGSLGSTPASLTNINGTLYFTANDGTNGAELWKSDGTAEGTVLVKDIVAGNSGVAPFNLTDVNGTLFFAADDGTTGAELWKTDGTAEGTVLVKDIFPDSLSSSPSNLTNINGTLYFTATDGTNGVELWKSDGTAAGTVLVKDILTGNAGSSPFNLVNVNGTLYFAAFDETNGTELWKSDGTAEGTVLVKDIRTGVTGSEPASLVEINGTLYFTADNGTNGRELWKSDGTAESTVLVKDIRTGSLGSSLSNLTNINGVLYFTADDGTTGTELWTTDGTADGTIVALDLVPGIGGSSPSKLTSFNNTTFFVAYSPTDGTQIRLLNPPTEPEPDPTPIA; encoded by the coding sequence ATGAATACCCCCTTGTCATCTACCTCTTCTCAGCCCCTCTCCACAGAGGTTTCCAATTCTCTCAATTTCGCCCCCAATGGCTCTTCTGCTTCCTCGCCTTTAACATCCTCTCCACCTTTTCTGCGTGCCAGTAGTGCAGAAACAGGAACCTTCACTGTTGCCACAGATTCAACCTCTACCACTCTTACCACTCTTAACTCACCCACCTTTGGTTCCTTCGCCTCCAACCCAACGAATATCAACGGCACCATTTATTTCACCGCCGACGATGGCGTCAATGGAACTGAATTGTGGAAGACTGATGGAACTGTCCCAGGAACAACCCTGGTCAAAGACATTAACCCCGGCGGCAGCAGTTCTGCCCCTGAAAATCTAATCAACGTCAACGGCACCCTCTACTTCACCGCTAACGATGGTACCAGTGGCATTGAACTCTGGAAATCAGACGGCACCGCCGAAGGCACAGTCCTGGTCAGAGACATTGTTCCCCAGGGAGACGCATCCCCTGAAAGCCTGACTAACGTCGATGGCACGCTTTATTTCACAGTTAACGGTCCTAACTCTGGCAGAGAACTCTGGAAAAGCGACGGTACCACTGATGGTACGGTTTTTATCAAAGACATTCGGACGGGCATTCCAAGTTCTGATCCGTCTGAATTAACCGCCGTCAATGGCACCCTCTACTTCACCGCCTTCGACGAAACAAACGGGCGCGAGTTGTGGAAAAGTGATGGCACCACTAATGGCACAGTTCTAGTCAAAGACATCTTCCCAGGGCTGACCGATTCCAGCCCAACCGAACTCACCAACTTCAATGGCACCCTTTACTTCACCGCCTTCGACGAAACAAACGGAATTGAACTCTGGAAAAGTGACGGCACTGCGGACGGCACCACAATAGTTAAAGACCTTGCCCAGGGAGTATCTGGTTCCTCCCCCGCTGAATTGACAGTGGTCAATAACACCCTTTACTTTACGGCTGCGGATCTGGTCGAAAACGACGACACAACCTTTGTCAGCAGTGGCGTTGAACTTTGGAAAACAGATGGCACCGCCGAAGGCACCGTTCTCGTCAAAGACATTGTTTCAGGTAGCGGTAGTTCCAATCCCTTAAACCTGACCAATATCAATGGCACTCTCTACTTCACCGCCGATGATGGCACCAGTGGTACGGAATTGTGGAAGAGCGATGGCACCGCCGAGGGCACTACTCTGGTGAAAGACATCGCCCTGGAGGGAGCGAGTTCCAATCCCTTAAACCTGACCAATATCAATGGCACTCTCTACTTCACCGCCGATGATGGCACCAGTGGTACGGAATTGTGGAAGAGCGATGGCACCGCCGAGGGCACTACTCTGGTGAAAGATATCGTCTCAGGAATTAACAGTTCTAACCTGGCGAACCTGATCGATGCTGGTGGGACACTCTACTTCACTGCCGACAATGGGGTAAACGGCATCGAACTCTGGAAGAGTGACGGTACGGCTGATGGTACGACTTTGGTCAGTGATGTAAATCGCATCAGTACCCAGCCACCCGATAATCTGACGGTTGTTGGTACCACCCTTTATTTCACTGCCAATGATGGCACCGATGGCACGGAACTGTGGAAGAGCGATGGCACGGTTGCGGGCACTGCTTTAGTGAGAGATATTAATCTCGGTAGCGGTAGTTCCAACCCTTCTAACCTGACTAATGTCGGCGGTATCCTCTACTTCATTGCCGATGATGGCACCAATGGGGCTGAACTGTGGAAAACCGATGGCACTGCCGAGGGCACCATTCTCGTCAAAGACATCAACTCTGGTAGCCTTGGTTCTACTCCTGCCAGTTTAACCAATATCAACGGCACCCTCTATTTCACAGCAAACGATGGCACCAATGGCGCGGAGTTGTGGAAGAGTGATGGCACCGCCGAGGGCACTGTCCTCGTCAAAGACATCGTTGCAGGTAACTCGGGTGTTGCCCCATTTAACCTGACCGATGTGAATGGCACCCTGTTCTTTGCTGCCGATGATGGCACCACAGGAGCGGAGTTATGGAAAACAGATGGCACTGCCGAGGGGACGGTTCTGGTCAAGGATATCTTCCCAGATTCCTTGAGTTCCTCCCCTTCCAACTTGACCAATATCAATGGCACTCTTTACTTCACAGCCACTGACGGCACCAATGGTGTTGAACTCTGGAAGAGCGATGGGACTGCGGCAGGCACCGTCCTGGTGAAGGATATTCTGACGGGGAATGCTGGTTCCTCGCCATTTAATTTGGTTAACGTCAACGGAACTCTCTACTTTGCAGCCTTTGATGAAACGAATGGGACTGAGCTTTGGAAGAGTGATGGGACTGCGGAGGGCACGGTTTTAGTTAAGGATATCCGTACAGGTGTTACTGGCTCCGAACCAGCTTCCCTGGTTGAGATTAATGGAACCCTTTATTTCACCGCTGATAATGGGACTAATGGACGGGAACTCTGGAAGAGTGATGGGACTGCGGAGAGCACGGTTTTAGTTAAGGATATCCGTACAGGTAGTCTTGGTTCCTCGCTGTCTAACCTGACCAACATCAATGGAGTGCTGTACTTTACCGCCGATGATGGTACGACGGGGACGGAATTGTGGACAACGGATGGCACTGCGGACGGCACGATCGTAGCCCTGGATCTGGTTCCTGGAATTGGCGGTTCCTCTCCCTCCAAACTGACCAGTTTCAACAACACAACCTTCTTTGTCGCCTATTCCCCCACCGACGGCACCCAGATCCGACTCCTAAATCCCCCCACAGAACCTGAGCCAGATCCGACACCCATTGCTTAA
- a CDS encoding putative bifunctional diguanylate cyclase/phosphodiesterase: MTQLLVIEDDANVRTLILKLLQAEGFEVISANDGQAGIQLAQALEPDLILCDIMMPECDGYEVLQRLRQHAGTANIPFIFLSAKSERIDLRQGMELGADDYLTKPFKRAELLGAVFARLAKQASVTQPYVDEMKRAAQTLSQLAYRDPLTNLPNRILFHHQFQEAVAQAGRANRSIPGRSQVLIAILCINLNRFKAINTNLGYSNGDLLLKLVAERLEQNFGQSNTVARLGGDEFSLLVTDISQGEVVELAQRVLKLLGDPYDLDGSYVQIQISVGIALYPQDGNNPDRLLNHATMAMRSVKAKGSGGYQFYTPEMDALETERQLIESKLNLALARLEFQLYYQPQINLITGRIIGAEALLRWKDPERGLIAPDKFISIAEETGLIIPIGEWVLRTACAQIKIWQINNRLPIRISVNLSARQFKQDNLVELIAQILQETDISPDLLVLELTETSVMENVETTILVLKELKQKGIHISIDDFGTGYSSLNYLKRFPIDTLKIDQSFVREITTDANDAAIAKAIIAMAQSLQLKVIAEGVETEDQSNFLRQNGCHAMQGYLFSPPVPAEEFEQLLLADKRL; the protein is encoded by the coding sequence ATGACCCAACTTCTTGTAATTGAGGACGATGCTAACGTCCGCACCTTAATCCTCAAACTTCTGCAAGCCGAGGGTTTTGAGGTCATCAGTGCCAATGATGGTCAGGCTGGTATTCAACTCGCGCAGGCACTTGAACCAGATCTGATTCTTTGCGACATTATGATGCCAGAGTGCGATGGTTATGAGGTTCTACAACGGCTGCGTCAGCATGCAGGAACAGCAAATATCCCATTTATATTCTTGAGCGCAAAATCGGAGCGCATCGATTTGCGCCAGGGGATGGAATTGGGAGCGGATGATTACCTGACGAAACCCTTCAAGCGGGCTGAGTTGTTGGGGGCTGTTTTCGCCCGTTTGGCAAAACAGGCAAGTGTAACTCAGCCCTATGTTGATGAAATGAAGCGAGCTGCCCAAACCCTGAGCCAGCTCGCCTACCGCGATCCCCTGACCAATCTCCCTAACCGGATTTTGTTTCACCACCAGTTTCAAGAGGCAGTAGCGCAGGCAGGACGCGCAAACAGGTCTATTCCAGGGCGATCGCAGGTTCTGATTGCTATCCTTTGCATTAATCTCAATCGCTTCAAGGCAATCAATACCAATTTGGGCTATAGCAATGGGGATCTGTTGCTCAAGTTGGTGGCAGAACGACTAGAACAAAACTTTGGTCAGTCGAATACGGTTGCTCGTTTAGGTGGCGACGAATTTAGTCTCCTGGTGACTGATATCTCGCAGGGAGAAGTGGTTGAGCTTGCCCAAAGAGTTCTGAAACTGCTGGGCGATCCCTACGATTTAGATGGATCTTATGTTCAAATTCAAATTAGCGTTGGCATCGCTTTATACCCGCAGGATGGCAACAATCCGGACAGGCTCCTGAACCATGCCACGATGGCGATGCGATCGGTCAAAGCTAAGGGTAGTGGCGGTTACCAATTTTATACGCCTGAAATGGATGCCCTCGAAACCGAGCGGCAGTTGATCGAAAGTAAGCTGAATCTTGCCCTTGCTCGACTTGAATTTCAGCTTTATTACCAACCTCAGATCAATTTAATTACGGGACGAATTATTGGGGCTGAAGCATTGTTACGCTGGAAAGATCCGGAGCGCGGGTTGATTGCTCCAGACAAATTTATTTCGATCGCTGAAGAAACAGGCTTAATTATTCCAATTGGGGAATGGGTGCTGCGGACTGCCTGTGCTCAGATAAAAATCTGGCAGATAAATAATCGGCTACCCATCCGGATTTCGGTGAATTTGTCCGCTCGCCAATTTAAGCAAGATAATCTGGTAGAACTGATTGCCCAGATTTTACAAGAAACAGATATTAGTCCCGATTTACTGGTTTTGGAGTTGACTGAAACTAGTGTGATGGAGAATGTGGAAACGACGATTTTGGTCCTCAAGGAACTGAAGCAGAAGGGTATTCACATCTCGATCGATGATTTTGGCACGGGATATTCTTCACTCAATTACTTAAAGCGATTTCCGATCGATACCCTCAAGATTGATCAATCATTTGTTCGTGAAATTACCACGGATGCCAATGATGCAGCGATCGCAAAAGCCATTATTGCAATGGCACAAAGCCTTCAACTCAAGGTAATTGCTGAAGGCGTAGAAACAGAAGATCAGTCGAATTTTCTCCGTCAAAATGGCTGTCATGCCATGCAGGGCTATTTGTTCAGCCCACCCGTTCCAGCAGAGGAATTCGAGCAGCTATTGTTAGCAGACAAACGGTTATAG
- a CDS encoding CAAD domain-containing protein has translation MNPEVRESEYIDVNAPDFTVQSEAPLVKVDNSAVDQSKEQLKQIWERIYTFLAALPEYLAEFFGEYRRPLVTLGLIFASIVSVKMTLALLDAINDIPLLAPTFELIGLSYTAWFIYRYLWKASSREELTRDFSAFKDEVLGGKGAPKP, from the coding sequence ATGAATCCCGAAGTTAGAGAATCCGAATACATTGATGTCAACGCTCCAGACTTCACAGTCCAGTCAGAAGCTCCCCTGGTCAAAGTTGACAACTCAGCCGTTGATCAATCGAAAGAACAGCTCAAGCAAATCTGGGAACGGATTTATACGTTTCTGGCTGCTTTACCTGAATACCTGGCTGAATTCTTCGGAGAATATCGTCGTCCCCTGGTTACTTTGGGGTTAATTTTTGCTTCGATCGTCTCTGTCAAAATGACGCTGGCATTGTTAGATGCAATTAACGATATTCCCCTTCTTGCCCCAACTTTTGAGCTAATTGGACTGAGTTATACTGCTTGGTTTATTTACCGCTATTTGTGGAAAGCCTCTAGCCGGGAAGAACTGACTCGCGACTTTAGCGCATTTAAGGATGAAGTGTTAGGCGGCAAAGGTGCGCCGAAACCTTAA